The following proteins are encoded in a genomic region of Spirosoma sp. SC4-14:
- a CDS encoding sugar ABC transporter ATP-binding protein — protein MLVAENITKRFSGVTALDNVCLEFQAGKVTAVIGENGAGKSTLMKILSGVYADYEGQIRFKGAPVHFGSIRDAQDCGIAIIHQELNLIPYLSITENIFLGREPTTQWGTLDKRAMRERTHQLLNDLQLSINPDTLIADLKVGQQQVVEIAKALLEESEVIIMDEPTSAISESEVAVLFRIINELRQRGKAIAYISHKLDELFTIADHYVVLRDGKSIESGDMHNMDHDNLIRKMVGREVQIIRRKTDEASYEPLLSVTNLCLTHPIRPQELQLKNLSFTVGRGEVVGLFGLMGAGRTELLETLFGLHPKRASGTVQVDGETISLKAPMRAIEAGMALVPEDRKRDGLVLDLDVRTNISLTALDAIEKAGFLNQRKETALAQKYIADLRIKTSSEKQTAKNLSGGNQQKIVLSKWLATHPKVLMLDEPTRGIDINAKNEIYKLILQLASEGMSILVVSSEIPEILSISDRILVMCEGSLTAELSLTEATEDAILKAAIPK, from the coding sequence ATGCTAGTAGCAGAAAACATAACCAAACGATTTTCGGGCGTAACGGCTCTCGACAATGTCTGTCTGGAATTTCAGGCGGGTAAAGTCACGGCCGTCATTGGCGAAAACGGTGCGGGTAAATCGACGCTGATGAAGATTCTCTCGGGCGTATATGCCGATTATGAAGGGCAGATTCGGTTTAAGGGTGCCCCTGTGCATTTCGGGTCGATCCGCGATGCGCAGGACTGCGGAATTGCCATCATTCACCAGGAGCTAAACCTGATTCCCTATCTCAGCATCACCGAAAATATCTTTCTGGGCCGCGAACCGACTACCCAATGGGGTACTCTCGACAAACGCGCCATGCGGGAACGCACTCATCAGCTTCTGAACGATCTGCAATTATCGATCAACCCGGACACGCTCATCGCCGATCTGAAAGTAGGGCAACAACAGGTTGTCGAAATTGCCAAGGCGTTGCTCGAAGAATCGGAAGTGATCATCATGGACGAGCCAACTTCGGCCATCAGCGAAAGCGAGGTCGCGGTGCTGTTCCGCATCATCAATGAGCTGCGGCAGCGCGGTAAAGCCATTGCCTACATCTCGCATAAGCTCGATGAGTTGTTCACCATTGCCGACCACTATGTTGTGTTGCGCGACGGCAAATCCATCGAGTCGGGCGATATGCACAATATGGATCACGATAACCTGATTCGTAAAATGGTAGGTCGGGAAGTGCAGATTATCCGGCGAAAAACCGACGAAGCGAGTTACGAACCCTTGCTGTCCGTAACGAACCTTTGCCTGACGCACCCCATTCGACCGCAGGAGCTTCAGCTAAAAAATCTGTCGTTTACGGTTGGGCGCGGTGAAGTCGTTGGTCTTTTCGGACTCATGGGCGCGGGTCGTACCGAACTGCTCGAAACCCTGTTTGGGCTTCACCCCAAACGGGCCAGCGGTACGGTTCAGGTCGACGGAGAAACGATCTCACTGAAAGCGCCCATGCGGGCCATTGAAGCCGGAATGGCCCTGGTTCCCGAAGACCGGAAACGCGACGGGCTGGTGCTTGACCTGGATGTGCGGACAAATATTAGTCTGACAGCGCTGGACGCTATTGAAAAGGCTGGCTTTCTGAATCAGCGCAAGGAAACTGCGCTGGCTCAAAAATACATTGCCGATCTACGGATTAAAACATCATCGGAAAAACAGACCGCCAAAAACCTGAGTGGAGGTAATCAGCAGAAGATTGTGCTCTCGAAATGGCTGGCTACGCACCCGAAAGTACTGATGCTCGACGAGCCCACACGTGGCATCGACATCAACGCCAAGAACGAAATCTATAAACTCATTTTACAACTAGCCAGCGAAGGCATGAGCATTCTGGTGGTATCGTCCGAAATCCCCGAAATTCTGTCCATATCGGACCGGATTCTAGTCATGTGCGAAGGAAGCCTTACCGCCGAACTAAGCCTTACCGAAGCTACTGAAGATGCCATACTGAAAGCCGCAATACCAA